The Aedes aegypti strain LVP_AGWG unplaced genomic scaffold, AaegL5.0 Primary Assembly AGWG_AaegL5_hic_scaff_445_PBJ_arrow, whole genome shotgun sequence genome includes a region encoding these proteins:
- the LOC110681120 gene encoding esterase E4-like: protein MLKLIPILALAIAAARSDPARPIITTRGGQIQGVTSSCGLFCSYFSFMGIPYGEPPVDELRFRNTVPHRGWEGIKDGGEHRASCPSGALVGDGYDGDEDCLYLNVYTQNIIGSRPVMVWIHGGSFTGGSGDSWIYGPDHLIQENVVIVTINYRLGILGFFSTGDEHAQGNWGMKDCVEALRWVRDNIAAFGGDPNNVTVFGESAGGAAAHYLVLSPMATGLFHKAIIQSGTSLSPWAFQYNPREMSRHVADTFGYPTNNNAELVRLLRYTPKGEFVRLQQGWTDIPIPRGFKPFEFVPTAEPANSPEPTFLTQRPIDLLNAGNFNKMPMVFGYTDAESLFMIHEHRIDSTVWNEFSRNPQFFVPHYWRITPGTAASNGVSQGFRDFYWQDRPLGPDIMLEWTRFHTDQQFIYPIDKTIRLTAQHNTSPTFYYQFSFDGDLNLVKRLILLSDWPGAVHADELPYMWSMTNLPITPILPGNPALTVRNRMVRLWTNFALHSNPTPNSDSNLQNVIWAPIQNQNMAFLDINANLVAGHYPNTARLNTWYDLESRYANGPFEYPMT from the exons ATGCTCAAGCTTATTCCAATACTGGCCTTGGCGATCGCCGCCGCCAGGTCTGACCCG GCCAGGCCAATCATCACGACCCGTGGAGGTCAAATTCAGGGTGTAACATCCAGCTGCGGCCTGTTTTGCAGCTACTTCTCGTTCATGGGCATCCCATATGGTGAACCACCAGTTGACGAGCTCCGGTTTCGAAACACCGTACCACACAGAGGCTGGGAAGGAATCAAGGATGGTGGCGAACACCGTGCATCGTGTCCTTCTGGTGCTCTGGTCGGCGATGGTTATGACGGAGATGAAGATTGTTTGTACTTGAACGTCTACACGCAAAATATTATCGGTTCACGACCAGTCATGGTGTGGATTCACGGCGGATCCTTTACCGGAGGCTCTGGAGACTCGTGGATCTACGGCCCTGATCATCTCATCCAAGAAAATGTAGTAATTGTTACTATCAACTACCGATTGGGAATCTTAGGATTTTTCAGCACTGGCGATGAACACGCCCAAGGTAACTGGGGTATGAAGGATTGCGTTGAAGCTCTACGATGGGTTCGCGATAATATCGCTGCTTTTGGTGGAGATCCTAACAATGTAACTGTTTTTGGCGAAAGCGCTGGAGGTGCAGCTGCTCACTATCTAGTTCTGTCTCCGATGGCAACCGGCTTGTTCCACAAAGCTATCATACAATCCGGAACTTCACTATCTCCATGGGCATTCCAATATAACCCACGGGAAATGTCACGCCACGTGGCTGATACTTTCGGATATCCAACCAATAACAATGCTGAATTGGTGCGTCTGCTGCGATACACTCCCAAAGGAGAGTTTGTGAGGTTACAACAAGGATGGACCGACATTCCAATTCCTCGAGGATTCAAACCATTTGAGTTTGTGCCTACAGCTGAACCTGCCAATTCTCCTGAACCCACATTCCTCACACAACGACCAATCGATTTGTTGAATGCAGGAAACTTCAATAAGATGCCGATGGTTTTCGGATACACTGATGCTGAGTCATTGTTTATGATTCACGAACATAGAATTGATTCGACTGTGTGGAACGAATTCTCCCGAAATCCACAATTCTTTGTCCCACATTACTGGCGTATCACACCAGGTACCGCTGCATCGAATGGCGTTAGTCAAGGATTCCGTGATTTCTATTGGCAAGACCGTCCTCTTGGACCAGACATTATGCTCGAGTGGACCAGATTCCACACGGATCAACAGTTCATATATCCTATCGACAAAACAATTCGACTCACCGCACAACACAATACTTCTCCAACCTTCTACTATCAGTTCAGCTTCGATGGCGACCTTAATTTGGTGAAACGCCTGATTCTACTTAGCGACTGGCCAGGTGCAGTTCACGCAGACGAACTGCCTTATATGTGGTCTATGACTAATCTTCCCATCACTCCAATTTTACCTGGCAACCCGGCATTGACGGTTCGTAACCGTATGGTGCGTTTGTGGACCAACTTTGCTCTTCACAGTAATCCGACGCCAAATTCGGACAGCAATTTGCAGAACGTTATTTGGGCCCCGATCCAAAATCAAAACATGGCTTTCCTTGATATTAATGCAAACTTGGTTGCGGGTCATTATCCAAACACGGCCCGTCTGAACACCTGGTACGATCTGGAGAGCCGTTATGCCAACGGCCCATTCGAGTACCCTATGACGTAA
- the LOC110681119 gene encoding esterase E4-like: MFKILAILALAVSTAVQADPARPIITTRGGQIQGVTSSCGLFCSFFSFMGIPYAEPPVGDLRFRNTVPHRGWTGVKDGSEHRAQCPSSSFFGDGYSGDEDCLFLNVYTQQVVGSRPVMVWIHGGSFSGGSGDSFIYGPDHLVQQNVVIVTINYRLGVLGFFSTGDQHAQGNWGMKDCVEALRWVRDNIAAFGGDPNNVTIFGESAGAAAVHYLVLSRMASGLFHKAIAQSGTALVPWGFQYNPQEMKRYIAERFGYPVNDNAELVRRLRNTPKSEFVNLQQGWTDIAIPRGFRPFDFVPTAEPVNSPEPTFLTERPIDILKAGTFNHVPFIIGYNDAESLFMIHEHRIDSTVWNEFSRNPQFFVPHYWNIPQNTPAATAVSQAFRNLYWQDRPLGPDIMLEWTKFHTDQQFTYACDKSARLTAQHNTAPTYYYKFSFDGALNLVKRVTLLSDWPGAMHADELPYLWSMTNFAVSPILPSNPAVTVRNRMVRMWTNFAITGNPTPNSDNVLQNVSWAPFTTQNMAFMEINESLLPGTNPNSERLDTWYRLEEQYANDPFYYPWQ; encoded by the exons ATGTTCAAGATTTTGGCAATCTTGGCGTTGGCTGTTTCCACAGCCGTACAGGCTGATCCg GCCCGCCCTATAATCACAACCCGCGGAGGTCAAATCCAGGGTGTGACATCCAGCTGTGGTTTATTCTGCAGCTTTTTTTCGTTTATGGGTATACCATACGCTGAACCACCGGTAGGAGATCTCAGATTCCGTAATACAGTTCCACACCGCGGATGGACTGGAGTGAAGGACGGCAGTGAACACCGAGCGCAATGTCCATCAAGCAGCTTCTTCGGAGATGGATACTCCGGGGACGAAGACTGTCTTTTCCTAAATGTTTACACCCAGCAAGTTGTTGGATCTCGCCCCGTAATGGTATGGATTCACGGAGGATCCTTCTCTGGAGGATCGGGAGATTCGTTTATCTACGGCCCAGATCATTTGGTGCAGCAAAATGTAGTTATCGTTACAATCAACTATCGCCTAGGGGTTCTGGGATTCTTCAGCACAGGAGATCAGCATGCTCAAGGTAATTGGGGTATGAAGGATTGTGTGGAAGCTTTGCGTTGGGTACGGGACAATATTGCTGCTTTCGGTGGTGATCCTAATAACGTGACAATCTTCGGCGAAAGTGCTGGTGCTGCAGCTGTACACTACCTCGTGCTATCTAGAATGGCATCAGGACTATTTCATAAAGCCATTGCTCAATCCGGCACCGCCCTTGTCCCATGGGGATTCCAGTATAACCCTCAAGAAATGAAACGATACATTGCGGAAAGATTTGGATATCCAGTCAACGACAATGCAGAGTTGGTGCGTCGTCTAAGAAATACACCAAAGTCCGAATTCGTAAACCTACAACAAGGATGGACCGATATTGCCATCCCTCGTGGTTTCCGTCCGTTCGATTTTGTTCCAACCGCCGAACCTGTCAATTCTCCTGAACCAACGTTTTTAACTGAACGTCCTATTGATATTCTGAAGGCTGGCACTTTCAACCATGTACCCTTTATAATTGGATACAACGATGCTGAATCACTCTTTATGATCCATGAGCATCGCATTGATTCAACCGTATGGAATGAGTTCTCGAGAAATCCTCAGTTCTTCGTACCCCACTATTGGAACATCCCACAAAACACACCCGCAGCCACAGCCGTTAGCCAAGCTTTCAGGAATCTTTACTGGCAAGATCGTCCTCTTGGCCCAGACATCATGTTGGAATGGACCAAATTCCACACCGATCAACAATTCACTTATGCTTGCGACAAATCGGCTCGATTAACAGCGCAGCATAATACCGCTCCAACATACTACTACAAGTTCAGCTTCGACGGTGCTCTGAACCTGGTGAAACGTGTTACACTACTATCGGACTGGCCAGGAGCAATGCATGCCGATGAACTCCCTTATTTATGGTCTATGACCAACTTCGCAGTGTCTCCTATTCTACCTAGCAATCCAGCAGTCACTGTCCGTAATCGCATGGTGCGCATGTGGACAAACTTCGCAATTACTGGTAATCCAACTCCAAACTCTGACAACGTTCTTCAGAATGTCAGTTGGGCGCCATTCACCACACAAAATATGGCGTTTATGGAAATAAATGAGTCTCTACTGCCAGGGACTAACCCAAACAGTGAAAGGCTGGATACCTGGTACCGCTTGGAAGAACAGTACGCCAACGATCCGTTCTATTATCCATGGCAGTAA
- the LOC110681121 gene encoding esterase E4-like, whose protein sequence is MFKLIAVVLLAICSCFAQDANRPIITTTGGQVQGITASCGLFCSYFQFNGIPYAEPPVSDLRFRNPVPHRGWSGVRDASEHGDNCPALSPLSEYSGSEDCLFINVYTQNIIGSRPVMVWIHGGAFVLGSGDSRMYGPDHLVQENVVVVSFNYRLGILGFFSTGDTHAQGNWGVKDCVEALRWVRDNIAAFGGDPNNVTIFGESAGGVLVHYLVLSPMATGLFHKAIAQSGTALVPWGFQYNVREMAHSIADAFGYPHDSAELTRLLRYTPIGDFIALQRSITDIPIPRGFKPFEYVPSAEPVNSPEPTFLTQRPIEVLLSGAYNHVPMMIGYTSAESLFMVREHLLDSTVWNEFTRNPQFFVPHFWNIAANTPESNAVSQAFRNFYWQDRPLDADIMVEWTQFHTDQQFLYAVDKTVVLTAERNTQPTFYYKFSFEGDLNLMKRMLLLTDFPGAVHADELAYLFSITNLPISPILPSNPANLVRQRMVRLWTNFAITGNPTPNSDTALQNIQWGPVQGSDMTYLDIGDNLIVTQNPNQARINLWRDLEERYANDPFFYPYS, encoded by the exons ATGTTTAAGCTAATAGCGGTAGTTTTGCTTGCAATTTGTTCTTGTTTTGCACAGGATGCa AACCGTCCCATCATTACCACAACTGGAGGTCAGGTGCAAGGAATAACGGCCAGCTGCGGCTTATTCTGTAGCTACTTCCAATTCAATGGCATACCATATGCGGAGCCTCCAGTTTCAGATCTAAGATTCCGGAATCCAGTCCCACATCGTGGATGGTCGGGTGTTCGAGATGCTAGTGAACATGGAGACAATTGTCCAGCTCTAAGTCCTCTCAGTGAATACTCAGGCAGTGAGGATTGCTTGTTCATCAATGTGTATACGCAGAACATTATCGGATCTCGGCCGGTTATGGTATGGATTCATGGGGGTGCCTTCGTGCTAGGTTCCGGTGATTCTAGGATGTACGGGCCAGATCATTTagttcaagaaaatgtggtggTTGTCTCGTTCAACTATCGACTTGGCATTTTGGGATTCTTCAGCACTGGTGACACACATGCACAGGGTAATTGGGGTGTGAAGGATTGTGTTGAGGCGCTGAGATGGGTTCGCGACAATATTGCGGCTTTTGGTGGAGATCCCAACAATGTGACGATCTTTGGTGAAAGTGCGGGTGGAGTGCTGGTACATTATCTAGTTTTATCTCCAATGGCCACCGGATTATTCCACAAAGCAATCGCCCAGTCTGGAACCGCTTTGGTTCCATGGGGATTCCAGTACAACGTTCGAGAAATGGCACACAGTATTGCGGATGCATTCGGTTATCCGCACGATAGTGCAGAACTTACACGACTTCTGCGATATACTCCGATTGGAGATTTCATTGCTCTTCAAAGATCCATCACGGACATACCGATTCCTCGTGGGTTCAAACCCTTCGAATATGTTCCTAGTGCTGAACCGGTCAACTCCCCAGAACCCACCTTCCTTACACAACGCCCAATTGAAGTCCTGCTTTCAGGAGCATACAATCATGTTCCAATGATGATCGGCTACACTAGTGCAGAAAGCCTGTTTATGGTTCGTGAGCATCTTCTGGATTCTACTGTATGGAACGAATTCACTCGCAATCCGCAATTCTTTGTGCCACACTTTTGGAATATTGCTGCCAACACTCCAGAATCAAACGCAGTCAGTCAAGCATTCCGCAATTTCTACTGGCAGGATCGTCCTCTTGACGCTGATATCATGGTAGAATGGACACAATTCCACACTGATCAACAATTCCTTTATGCCGTGGACAAAACAGTTGTTTTAACTGCTGAACGAAACACACAACCCACTTTCTACTATAAATTCAGTTTTGAAGGTGACCTCAACCTAATGAAACGAATGCTATTATTGACTGACTTCCCGGGAGCAGTTCATGCTGACGAATTAGCCTACCTATTTTCTATAACAAATCTACCGATTTCGCCCATTCTACCAAGCAATCCAGCAAACCTTGTTCGACAGCGAATGGTTCGCCTTTGGACCAACTTTGCCATCACTGGCAATCCTACTCCAAATTCCGATACGGCCCTACAAAACATCCAATGGGGTCCAGTTCAAGGAAGCGATATGACATACCTAGACATTGGAGACAACCTTATAGTGACTCAAAACCCCAACCAAGCGCGTATCAACCTTTGGAGAGATTTGGAAGAACGCTATGCCAATGACCCATTCTTTTATCCTTATTCTTAA